A genome region from Anastrepha ludens isolate Willacy chromosome 3, idAnaLude1.1, whole genome shotgun sequence includes the following:
- the LOC128856831 gene encoding myogenesis-regulating glycosidase isoform X2, protein MKIFDKEKCLTWISKINEDSCGSTTLTVPERSISSINQKDEESDDEECSSSYRKYRDPFRSRRRASIAPLPALRLNSKEMIASDFDTHSLASNQASITSINSLASLLREKMNAFPQMIRKKKRETKDYKIKIFVTILFFIIVFLIGYAYITYHREILTRSYFEKIKFSSLDRTFSILSHEDKEMIKGKLGISIGSDSIPFYCLEDQRKNDGSVCLEWNGIARLYMSFQNMNVFRCYNIQWQALGSGIYPTDCYELKRDNGLWFGGGFTKGMEWSLSSANFDYAPFGSGDAKVHQFGNGVKRYFINSIGVAMQVDDHTPLHISVNQTENRFCLRARNDNFTFVNHLTEYPELSYKICTTEDMRSLHMLMTQQSLWDGLKESDIYTLHTLIEEPVWKIPFQSEVASINETTIYNYSEDVIAMGFMRLGHILVNEFWQKNIGDFIVDQERFPTLKDTIEVLHRRGFKVVFTIQPFISTDSPNFKDAVKNKLLIYERHSERSIPALTRYKSSSSAGVLDITNNASIPWLRERLEKLKEDYQVDSFYLDLGTGYNLPHYYQCRMTLNNPDMYSKIFTSSMESVGFIGVSSASVVPKPPAFLSTPPINSSWEGLRELLTIVLNYGVNGYPFVLPGAIGGDYYVNRTLKKMVSFYSLGQPELAEQNLFLRWMQLMTFMPSMQFSHLPSEYKSDYITDHAKELMAIRQKIVIPILKKYLSESMNEGLPLVRPLWMLDPHDPACLVVNDEFSVGEELIVAPILENNSEEREVYLPQGVWKDGIDGSLRKGSRWMHNYKVTKDKIAHFIKMPDNTRF, encoded by the exons atgaaaatatttgacaaagaaaaatgtttgacGTGGATTTCGAAA ATAAACGAGGATAGTTGTGGTTCTACTACCCTAACTGTGCCCGAAAGGAGTATCTCATCAATAAACCAGAAGGATGAAGAAAGCGACGATGAAGAATGTAGTAGCAGTTATCGAAAATACCG TGATCCATTTCGAAGTCGTCGCCGGGCCTCGATTGCACCTCTACCCGCACTACGCCTCAATAGCAAAGAGATGATTGCCAGTGACTTCGATACCCACAGCTTGGCTAGCAACCAGGCATCGATAACAAGCATCAATTCATTAGCGAGTTTACTGCGAGAAAAAATGAAT GCATTCCCCCAAATGATACGGAAAAAGAAACGAGAAACTAAGGACTACAAAATCAAGATTTTCGTCACGATACTATTTTTTATCATCGTCTTCCTG ATTGGATATGCTTACATCACGTATCATCGAGAGATCTTAACGCGgtcgtattttgaaaaaatcaaattcagtTCACTGGACCGTACTTTCAGTATTTTAAGTCACGAAGACAAGGAAATGATAAAAGGAAAGTTGGGTATCTCCATTGGTTCGGACAGCATCCCATTTTATTGCCTGGAAGACCAGCGGAAAAATGATGGCAGCGTTTGTCTAGAATGGAACGGCATAGCTCGACTGTACATGAGTTTTCAAAACATGAATGTATTCCGTTGCTATAATATACAGTGGCAAGCACTTGGTTCGGGCATTTATCCAACGGATTGCTATGAGTTGAAGCGGGATAACGGGCTTTGGTTTGGCGGTGGTTTTACCAAGGGCATGGAATGGTCCCTAAGTTCGGCAAACTTTGATTATGCACCATTTGGTAGTGGTGACGCAAAAGTTCATCAGTTTGGCAACGGGGTAAAACGCTATTTCATCAATTCAATCGGTGTGGCAATGCAGGTCGACGATCATACCCCATTGCACATTTCTGTCAACCAAACGGAGAATAGATTTTGTCTACGAGCACGCAACGATAATTTCACATTCGTCAACCACCTAACAGAGTATCCAGAGCTGTCGTATAAAATTTGCACTACCGAAGACATGCGCAGCCTTCATATGCTTATGACCCAACAGAGCCTGTGGGATGGGCTGAAAGAGTCTGATATTTACACCTTACATACGTTAATAGAGGAGCCAGTCTGGAAAATACCGTTCCAAAGCGAGGTGGCATCGATAAACGAAACAACCATATACAACTACTCGGAAGATGTAATCGCAATGGGTTTCATGAGATTAGGACATATTTTAGTAAATGAATTTTGGCAGAAAAACATCGGTGATTTCATTGTTGATCAAGAGCGCTTTCCCACTCTAAAAGACACCATTGAAGTACTGCACCGGCGAGGCTTCAAAGTTGTTTTCACAATACAACCATTCATCAGCACGGATAGCCCAAACTTCAAAGATGCCGTCAAAAACAAATTACTCATCTACGAACGACATTCGGAGCGCAGCATTCCGGCCCTTACACGCTACAAAAGCTCATCAAGTGCCGGCGTATTGGACATTACGAACAATGCTTCTATACCATGGTTAAGGGAGCGGCTGGAAAAGTTGAAGGAGGACTATCAAGTGGACAGTTTTTATCTAGACCTGGGCACGGGCTACAATTTACCGCATTACTATCAATGCCGAATGACTCTTAATAACCCCGATATGTATTCAAAAATCTTCACTAGCAGCATGGAAAGTGTTGGTTTTATTGGTGTCTCCAGCGCAAGTGTTGTGCCAAAACCACCCGCTTTCCTAAGTACTCCTCCGATAAATTCTTCCTGGGAGGGATTACGCGAATTGCTGACGATTGTTTTAAACTATGGTGTCAATGGGTATCCCTTCGTGCTACCAGGCGCTATTGGAGGCGACTATTACGTTAACCGGACACTGAAAAAGATGGTATCTTTTTACTCGTTAGGTCAGCCGGAACTTGCCGAACAGAACCTTTTCTTACGCTGGATGCAATTGATGACCTTTATGCCGTCTATGCAATTTAGTCATCTACCGTCTGAATATAAAAGTGATTACATAACCGACCACGCTAAAGAGTTAATGGCTATACGACAGAAAATTGTAAtacctatattaaaaaaatatttaagcgaGTCAATGAACGAAGGTCTGCCATTAGTACGACCCCTTTGGATGTTAGATCCTCATGATCCGGCTTGTTTAGTTGTTAACGATGAATTTTCAGTGGGCGAAGAATTGATAGTAGCACcgattttggaaaataattcgGAGGAACGGGAAg TTTACTTACCACAAGGCGTATGGAAAGATGGCATAGATGGCTCTCTACGGAAAGGTAGCCGCTGGATGCACAATTACAAAGTGACCAAAGACAAAATTGCGCATTTTATCAAAATGCCGGACAACACACGATTTTAG
- the LOC128856831 gene encoding myogenesis-regulating glycosidase isoform X3, whose protein sequence is MIASDFDTHSLASNQASITSINSLASLLREKMNAFPQMIRKKKRETKDYKIKIFVTILFFIIVFLIGYAYITYHREILTRSYFEKIKFSSLDRTFSILSHEDKEMIKGKLGISIGSDSIPFYCLEDQRKNDGSVCLEWNGIARLYMSFQNMNVFRCYNIQWQALGSGIYPTDCYELKRDNGLWFGGGFTKGMEWSLSSANFDYAPFGSGDAKVHQFGNGVKRYFINSIGVAMQVDDHTPLHISVNQTENRFCLRARNDNFTFVNHLTEYPELSYKICTTEDMRSLHMLMTQQSLWDGLKESDIYTLHTLIEEPVWKIPFQSEVASINETTIYNYSEDVIAMGFMRLGHILVNEFWQKNIGDFIVDQERFPTLKDTIEVLHRRGFKVVFTIQPFISTDSPNFKDAVKNKLLIYERHSERSIPALTRYKSSSSAGVLDITNNASIPWLRERLEKLKEDYQVDSFYLDLGTGYNLPHYYQCRMTLNNPDMYSKIFTSSMESVGFIGVSSASVVPKPPAFLSTPPINSSWEGLRELLTIVLNYGVNGYPFVLPGAIGGDYYVNRTLKKMVSFYSLGQPELAEQNLFLRWMQLMTFMPSMQFSHLPSEYKSDYITDHAKELMAIRQKIVIPILKKYLSESMNEGLPLVRPLWMLDPHDPACLVVNDEFSVGEELIVAPILENNSEEREVYLPQGVWKDGIDGSLRKGSRWMHNYKVTKDKIAHFIKMPDNTRF, encoded by the exons ATGATTGCCAGTGACTTCGATACCCACAGCTTGGCTAGCAACCAGGCATCGATAACAAGCATCAATTCATTAGCGAGTTTACTGCGAGAAAAAATGAAT GCATTCCCCCAAATGATACGGAAAAAGAAACGAGAAACTAAGGACTACAAAATCAAGATTTTCGTCACGATACTATTTTTTATCATCGTCTTCCTG ATTGGATATGCTTACATCACGTATCATCGAGAGATCTTAACGCGgtcgtattttgaaaaaatcaaattcagtTCACTGGACCGTACTTTCAGTATTTTAAGTCACGAAGACAAGGAAATGATAAAAGGAAAGTTGGGTATCTCCATTGGTTCGGACAGCATCCCATTTTATTGCCTGGAAGACCAGCGGAAAAATGATGGCAGCGTTTGTCTAGAATGGAACGGCATAGCTCGACTGTACATGAGTTTTCAAAACATGAATGTATTCCGTTGCTATAATATACAGTGGCAAGCACTTGGTTCGGGCATTTATCCAACGGATTGCTATGAGTTGAAGCGGGATAACGGGCTTTGGTTTGGCGGTGGTTTTACCAAGGGCATGGAATGGTCCCTAAGTTCGGCAAACTTTGATTATGCACCATTTGGTAGTGGTGACGCAAAAGTTCATCAGTTTGGCAACGGGGTAAAACGCTATTTCATCAATTCAATCGGTGTGGCAATGCAGGTCGACGATCATACCCCATTGCACATTTCTGTCAACCAAACGGAGAATAGATTTTGTCTACGAGCACGCAACGATAATTTCACATTCGTCAACCACCTAACAGAGTATCCAGAGCTGTCGTATAAAATTTGCACTACCGAAGACATGCGCAGCCTTCATATGCTTATGACCCAACAGAGCCTGTGGGATGGGCTGAAAGAGTCTGATATTTACACCTTACATACGTTAATAGAGGAGCCAGTCTGGAAAATACCGTTCCAAAGCGAGGTGGCATCGATAAACGAAACAACCATATACAACTACTCGGAAGATGTAATCGCAATGGGTTTCATGAGATTAGGACATATTTTAGTAAATGAATTTTGGCAGAAAAACATCGGTGATTTCATTGTTGATCAAGAGCGCTTTCCCACTCTAAAAGACACCATTGAAGTACTGCACCGGCGAGGCTTCAAAGTTGTTTTCACAATACAACCATTCATCAGCACGGATAGCCCAAACTTCAAAGATGCCGTCAAAAACAAATTACTCATCTACGAACGACATTCGGAGCGCAGCATTCCGGCCCTTACACGCTACAAAAGCTCATCAAGTGCCGGCGTATTGGACATTACGAACAATGCTTCTATACCATGGTTAAGGGAGCGGCTGGAAAAGTTGAAGGAGGACTATCAAGTGGACAGTTTTTATCTAGACCTGGGCACGGGCTACAATTTACCGCATTACTATCAATGCCGAATGACTCTTAATAACCCCGATATGTATTCAAAAATCTTCACTAGCAGCATGGAAAGTGTTGGTTTTATTGGTGTCTCCAGCGCAAGTGTTGTGCCAAAACCACCCGCTTTCCTAAGTACTCCTCCGATAAATTCTTCCTGGGAGGGATTACGCGAATTGCTGACGATTGTTTTAAACTATGGTGTCAATGGGTATCCCTTCGTGCTACCAGGCGCTATTGGAGGCGACTATTACGTTAACCGGACACTGAAAAAGATGGTATCTTTTTACTCGTTAGGTCAGCCGGAACTTGCCGAACAGAACCTTTTCTTACGCTGGATGCAATTGATGACCTTTATGCCGTCTATGCAATTTAGTCATCTACCGTCTGAATATAAAAGTGATTACATAACCGACCACGCTAAAGAGTTAATGGCTATACGACAGAAAATTGTAAtacctatattaaaaaaatatttaagcgaGTCAATGAACGAAGGTCTGCCATTAGTACGACCCCTTTGGATGTTAGATCCTCATGATCCGGCTTGTTTAGTTGTTAACGATGAATTTTCAGTGGGCGAAGAATTGATAGTAGCACcgattttggaaaataattcgGAGGAACGGGAAg TTTACTTACCACAAGGCGTATGGAAAGATGGCATAGATGGCTCTCTACGGAAAGGTAGCCGCTGGATGCACAATTACAAAGTGACCAAAGACAAAATTGCGCATTTTATCAAAATGCCGGACAACACACGATTTTAG